The following are from one region of the Amycolatopsis sp. QT-25 genome:
- a CDS encoding N-acetylmuramoyl-L-alanine amidase produces the protein MADFDRRTALKGGLTVSAVGLLGTATISAADAASGVPEPKIHGTAAWGARPPNGAIEVQNHKPTYIVVHHTVEPGNVTDYTLEHAFWASRAIQNFHMDTRGWIDTGQQFTNSRGGHITEGRHRSLEILRGGTRHVLGANVGNNNSTCIGIENEGLYSKEDVTPALWNSLVKLVAYIASRYGISPEFIKGHRDFNSTECPGTVLYDRLPALRTEVGKLLGASTPKVGPPEWPLLKPGDSGPRVRTAQELLRARGFAVPVDGLFGQSTKDAVAAVAARHGLERDTCGATAATDETGFLGSDVWPLIVGSGTDPRALKARLAG, from the coding sequence GTGGCCGACTTCGACCGACGTACCGCGCTCAAGGGCGGCTTGACGGTGAGTGCCGTCGGGCTACTGGGAACAGCGACGATTTCCGCCGCCGACGCGGCGTCCGGGGTGCCGGAACCGAAGATCCACGGCACGGCCGCGTGGGGCGCACGGCCGCCGAACGGCGCGATCGAGGTGCAGAACCACAAGCCGACGTACATCGTCGTGCACCACACGGTCGAGCCGGGGAACGTCACCGACTACACGCTCGAACACGCCTTCTGGGCGTCGCGGGCCATCCAGAATTTCCACATGGACACCCGTGGCTGGATCGACACCGGCCAGCAGTTCACGAACAGCCGCGGCGGGCACATCACCGAAGGGCGGCATCGCAGCCTGGAGATCCTGCGTGGCGGAACCCGGCATGTGCTGGGCGCGAACGTGGGCAACAACAACAGCACCTGCATCGGGATCGAGAACGAGGGCCTCTACAGCAAAGAGGACGTCACGCCGGCACTCTGGAACTCGCTGGTGAAGCTGGTCGCGTACATCGCCTCCCGGTACGGGATCTCGCCGGAGTTCATCAAGGGACACCGCGACTTCAACTCGACCGAATGCCCGGGAACCGTGTTGTACGACCGGCTGCCGGCGCTGCGCACCGAGGTCGGGAAGCTGCTGGGCGCCTCGACGCCCAAGGTGGGCCCGCCGGAGTGGCCGCTGCTCAAACCCGGTGACAGCGGGCCACGCGTGCGGACGGCTCAGGAACTCCTGCGGGCCCGCGGTTTCGCCGTACCCGTCGACGGCCTGTTCGGACAGTCCACAAAGGACGCGGTCGCCGCGGTGGCGGCGCGGCACGGGCTGGAGCGGGACACCTGCGGCGCGACCGCGGCGACCGACGAGACCGGCTTCCTCGGCTCCGACGTCTGGCCGCTCATCGTCGGGTCCGGCACCGATCCGCGGGCGCTGAAAGCACGACTCGCCGGCTGA
- a CDS encoding carbonic anhydrase — protein sequence MTSIDVLLKRNRDLGDVTPGDRSSPRPSLQVTILTCMDARIRVFEIFGLVQGESHILRNAGGVVTDDTIRSLALSQRKLGTREVLIVQHTDCGLSMVTEDDFKDELEAASGLRPTWSVEAFRAVEDSVRRSLQRVRRSDFLPHTGHVRGFVYDVKLGRLTEVGQGF from the coding sequence GTGACCTCCATCGACGTACTGCTCAAGCGCAATCGAGACCTGGGCGATGTCACCCCCGGTGACCGTTCTTCCCCGAGGCCCTCGCTTCAGGTGACGATCCTGACCTGCATGGACGCCCGGATCCGGGTGTTCGAGATCTTCGGCCTGGTCCAGGGCGAGTCGCACATCCTGCGCAACGCGGGCGGCGTCGTCACCGACGACACGATCCGTTCGCTCGCGCTGAGCCAGCGGAAACTGGGCACCCGCGAGGTGCTGATCGTCCAGCACACCGACTGCGGTCTGTCCATGGTCACCGAAGACGATTTCAAGGACGAACTCGAAGCCGCCAGCGGACTCCGGCCGACCTGGTCGGTCGAGGCGTTCCGCGCGGTCGAGGACAGCGTGCGCCGGTCACTGCAGCGCGTCCGGCGCAGCGACTTCCTGCCGCACACCGGCCACGTGCGAGGCTTCGTCTACGACGTGAAGCTGGGCCGCCTGACCGAGGTCGGACAAGGGTTTTAA
- a CDS encoding A/G-specific adenine glycosylase, translated as MGVDADVLTEWFDEVGRDLPWREPDCTAWGVLVSEIMLQQTPVARVQPIWLEWMARWPVPSALAASSQGEVVRAWGKLGYPRRALRLHAAAAVIAAEHGDVVPSDVDTLLALPGIGAYTARAVAAFAYGKRAPVVDTNVRRVVARAVHGAGDAGPPSNTRDMADVEALLPPEDAPAAKLSAALMELGALVCTARSPRCADCPLYEDCAWQHAGRPAYAGPAKQVQKFAGTDRQVRGLLLDVLRGSEGPVEKARLDLVWSESGQRDRCLDSLLVDGLLEQTRDGLFALPGEH; from the coding sequence GTGGGCGTCGACGCGGATGTGCTGACCGAATGGTTCGACGAAGTGGGGCGCGATCTGCCCTGGCGGGAACCGGATTGCACCGCCTGGGGGGTGCTCGTCAGCGAGATCATGTTGCAGCAGACGCCGGTCGCGCGCGTCCAGCCGATCTGGCTCGAGTGGATGGCGCGCTGGCCGGTGCCGTCGGCGCTGGCGGCGTCGTCGCAGGGCGAGGTCGTGCGTGCCTGGGGCAAGCTCGGCTACCCGCGTCGCGCGTTGCGGCTGCACGCCGCCGCGGCCGTCATCGCCGCCGAACACGGCGACGTCGTTCCGTCCGATGTGGACACTCTGCTCGCGTTGCCGGGGATCGGCGCGTACACCGCGCGTGCGGTCGCGGCCTTCGCCTACGGCAAGCGGGCGCCGGTGGTGGACACGAACGTCCGGCGCGTGGTGGCCAGGGCGGTGCACGGCGCGGGTGACGCCGGGCCGCCGTCGAACACCCGTGACATGGCCGACGTGGAGGCGCTGCTGCCGCCGGAGGACGCGCCGGCCGCGAAACTTTCGGCGGCGCTGATGGAACTCGGCGCGCTCGTCTGCACCGCGCGGTCACCGCGATGCGCGGACTGCCCCCTCTACGAAGACTGCGCCTGGCAGCACGCGGGCAGACCCGCCTACGCCGGACCCGCGAAACAGGTCCAGAAGTTCGCCGGGACCGATCGCCAGGTGCGCGGGCTGCTGCTCGACGTCCTGCGCGGAAGCGAAGGCCCGGTCGAGAAGGCACGGCTCGATCTCGTGTGGAGTGAATCCGGGCAGCGCGACCGCTGCCTCGACTCCCTGCTGGTCGACGGCCTGCTCGAACAGACCAGGGATGGCCTGTTCGCCCTCCCCGGCGAGCACTAA